The stretch of DNA GGGCCGACCTCGTCTTCCGGGTGACACCGGAGCAGGTGCGCCGATTCGGGCTGCCCGCAGATCAGACCACCACCGGAACGGTCATCTCGGTGCATCCCGCGCACATCCTCGAATACCTGTGGGACGCCGAGACGCTGCACTGGGAACTCGTTCCCGACGGCAGCGGCGGCTGCTGGCTGACGCTCACCCACACCGTAGAGGAAGAAGAATCCGCCTACGCACACGCCGCCGGCTGGCACGCGGGGCTCGAGGTCGTCGAAGCGCAACTGGACGGCCGCGAAGTCGACTGGTCACTGTGGGACCGGGCCGACGAACTCGCCTCGTCGTACCGCAAGACGTCCTGACCACAGCGACTGGGAGGAGTGCGTATCCCGGACAGCACCACCACACCGGCAGCGACCTTCGTCAAGGAGGTCACCGGCGAGGCGACGCGGCGATGGGGTGTGCACGGCACCGACCTCGGCTGTCCGGTGCGCCTGGCCGACGGCCGGGTCGCGTTCTTCTTCGGTGACACGTTCACGTCCCGCGGCCGGAGCGGCACAGGGTGGCGCAGTCCCGTCATGTTGCGCTCCACCACAACCGATCTCCGCGGCGGCATCGAATTCGACTCCGCGGCAGGTGGCCGGACGGCGAGGGAGATCCTCCCGAACGCGCACGACGTCCGCGAATCACCCGACCGGGAATCGGCGGGCACCGAGTTCACCGTCGTTCCCGCGGACGCCGTCACGATCGGCGACCGGACCTATCTGTCCGTCGTCAGCGTGCACTCGTGGGCGGCACAGGCATGGCCGACGAACTTCACGTATCTCGCCTGGTCCGACGACGGCGGCGAGCACTGGCACCGGACCCGCGCACGCTGGGACAACCACGGCGGGTCGCTCGACCAACTGTGGACCATGGAACGGCACGACGGCTACGTCTACGTCGTCTCCAGCGCATTCGACCGCATCAATCCGGGCGGGATGATCCTGCGCCGGGTCCCCGAGGCGCGCATCCTCGAACCCGGGGCCTACGAAGACTGGGGCTGGGACCGCGGCACGGGCTGGGCCTGGGGACAGCCCGCGACCCCGATCCTGCCGGGCCCCGTCGGGGAGATGTGCCTGCGGCAGATCGACGGCACCTGGGTCCTGGCCTACTTCGACCCCACGGCGTACGCGATTGTCACCCGCACGGCGCGCCGCATCGACGGACCGTGGTCGGAACCGACGGTGCAGGTCGCCGGCGGCGGCTGGGGAGCCGCGGACGGCACGTGGGCGCAGATCTACGGCGGCTACATCCACCCGGCGTCCACGCGGGACGAACTGCATCTGCTTGTGTCGCAATGGAACACGACCACCGGGGATCCCTACCGCGTGCTGCAGTTCACCACCCCGCTGGACCCGCCCGTCACCCCACGAGCTCCGACTCCGACCACCGCCCTTCCCCTTCGAGTTCCACACCGCGGGAATGGAATTGGTTGAGGGTGCTGCGGTGCCCCACGCTCACCACGATGCTGTCGGGGAGTTCGGTCCGGAGCAGGGTGTAGAGCGTGTGCTCGAGGCCCTCGTCGATCGCCGACGTGGCCTCGTCGAGGAAGATCACTGCGGGACGGGCGATCAGCACCCGCGCGAACGCGAGACGCTGCTGCTCGCCCGGTGACAGGATCCGCGTCCAATCGGCGGTCTCGTCGAGCCGATCGCCCAGGTTGCCGAGCGACACCCTCGACAGCGCACCACGCACGACGTCGTCGGACGCCGTCGGCTCCTTCGGGTAGGCCAGTGCGGTGCGCAGCGACCCCAGCGGCAGATACGGCCGCTGGGACAGGAAGATGGCCTCCCCCGAGGGCCGCGACACTGTGCCGTCGGCGTACGGCCACAGGTCCGCGAGGGTCCGGAGCAACGTGGTCTTGCCCGAGCCGGACGGCCCCTTGACCAGCAGCGACTGCCCGGGGGTCACGGTGAGCGCGAGGCCCTCGATGAGGGTCTCCCCCGTCGGGATGCGCACGTCCAGCTTCTCGACCTGCAGATCGTCGCCCGACTTGCCGGTCTTCAGGACCGGAAGTTCCGCGGCGTGCTGGTTGTCGTTGGCCAGACCGTTGAGTCGGATGAGGGTCGCGCGAAAGCTGGCGAAGTCGGCATACGACTCACGGAAGAAGGACAGCGAATCGTGGACCTGACCGAAGGCCTGCGACGTCTGCATCACGTCGCCGAGGGATACCTGGCCGGTGAACAGTCGCGGACCCTGCACGAGGAACGGGAAGATCACGGCCGTCTGGTTGACGGTGAGGTTCCAGCCGCTGAACTTCAACGTCCGGAAGACGATCTGCCACATGTTCCGGATGACGTCCGCGAACCGCCGGGCGAGGGTGCGGCGCTCGACGTTCTCGCCGCGGTAGAACGCGATGCTCTCGCCGTACTCCCGCACCCGGATCAGCGCGTAACGGAAGTTGGCGCCGAGTTTCTCGTTGAGGAAGTTCAGCTTGATGAGGGGCTTGCCGATCCAGAACGCCACCACCGTGGTCACCAGCACGTAGATGTAGACGAGGAAGATCATCGCCCGGGAGATCTCGACGCCGAACACCGTCATCGGTCCGGACAGGTCCCACAGGATTCCGGTGAACGACACGATCGACAGCACCGCGGTCACCGCGCCCATCGACAGCGAGCGGGACGTGGTCACGAAGTTGGTGATGTCGGCCTGGATGCGCTGATCCGGGTTGTCGATCGCGTCGCCGAGGAACCGGTCGCGGTAGTAGGCGCGGCTGTCGAGCCAATCGTCGACGAGATGGTGGTTGAGCCAGGTCCGCCAGTCGATGTCGAGGGTCTGCCCGATCAGGTATTCGACGAGGGCCCGCACCACGTGGACCGTCGCCAGGATGGCGAACACGCGGAGGAAGTGCCAGAACGCCGACTCGTCCAGGTTCTGGATCGAATCGTAGAAGTCGTTGTACCAGTAGGAGAACAGCACCGTCATGCGCACCGCGAAGACCGTCGAGAGCAGCAGCACCGCCAGGATGGTCAACGGCTTGAGGCTGCGCCGCGGATTGAAGTACGGCGCGGCGAAGCGCCAGAACTGCCTACCCCATTTGGTGAAACGCGCGAGCAGTATCACCACGACGACGAACGCTACGACAGTCATGACGTAGGCCTTGAGCAGCCACATCGAGCTGTCCCATACGACGTTGTTCCAGTCCACGACCCATATCCCCGATCACGAGGTGAAACTCACCAGAAAAGATGGCGAAGTCTAACCCCGGACGTCGGTGATGGGCGAGAGATCCGCGCAGTGTCTACGAGCCCTTCTCCGGTTCAGGCTCTTTCAGGTTGCCGTCGTCGTCGACGTAATCGTCGAAGGCGGTCCCCGACACCGTGCCGTCGGAGCCGGGCAGGACGACCGTCTCGCGGGCACCGGGCTCGTAGCGGGCGTCGATCTCCTCCACCTTCTTCCTGGCTTCGGCGAGCGCCTCGTCGTCGGGCACGGGAACTTCGCTCTCGGCCGGCCGGCCGGTCTTCTTCTGCTCGGGTTCGTCTGCGCTCATGGTGCACGTCCGTTCCGTCTCGGAGATTCCAGACCGA from Rhodococcus opacus B4 encodes:
- a CDS encoding ABC transporter ATP-binding protein/permease, translated to MDWNNVVWDSSMWLLKAYVMTVVAFVVVVILLARFTKWGRQFWRFAAPYFNPRRSLKPLTILAVLLLSTVFAVRMTVLFSYWYNDFYDSIQNLDESAFWHFLRVFAILATVHVVRALVEYLIGQTLDIDWRTWLNHHLVDDWLDSRAYYRDRFLGDAIDNPDQRIQADITNFVTTSRSLSMGAVTAVLSIVSFTGILWDLSGPMTVFGVEISRAMIFLVYIYVLVTTVVAFWIGKPLIKLNFLNEKLGANFRYALIRVREYGESIAFYRGENVERRTLARRFADVIRNMWQIVFRTLKFSGWNLTVNQTAVIFPFLVQGPRLFTGQVSLGDVMQTSQAFGQVHDSLSFFRESYADFASFRATLIRLNGLANDNQHAAELPVLKTGKSGDDLQVEKLDVRIPTGETLIEGLALTVTPGQSLLVKGPSGSGKTTLLRTLADLWPYADGTVSRPSGEAIFLSQRPYLPLGSLRTALAYPKEPTASDDVVRGALSRVSLGNLGDRLDETADWTRILSPGEQQRLAFARVLIARPAVIFLDEATSAIDEGLEHTLYTLLRTELPDSIVVSVGHRSTLNQFHSRGVELEGEGRWSESELVG
- a CDS encoding DUF4185 domain-containing protein, which codes for MRIPDSTTTPAATFVKEVTGEATRRWGVHGTDLGCPVRLADGRVAFFFGDTFTSRGRSGTGWRSPVMLRSTTTDLRGGIEFDSAAGGRTAREILPNAHDVRESPDRESAGTEFTVVPADAVTIGDRTYLSVVSVHSWAAQAWPTNFTYLAWSDDGGEHWHRTRARWDNHGGSLDQLWTMERHDGYVYVVSSAFDRINPGGMILRRVPEARILEPGAYEDWGWDRGTGWAWGQPATPILPGPVGEMCLRQIDGTWVLAYFDPTAYAIVTRTARRIDGPWSEPTVQVAGGGWGAADGTWAQIYGGYIHPASTRDELHLLVSQWNTTTGDPYRVLQFTTPLDPPVTPRAPTPTTALPLRVPHRGNGIG
- a CDS encoding SRPBCC family protein, encoding MELGTVTFTYDGRVALRFQQALSHSPEKVWRVLTDPQYLKAWFPADVDFDLTPGADLVFRVTPEQVRRFGLPADQTTTGTVISVHPAHILEYLWDAETLHWELVPDGSGGCWLTLTHTVEEEESAYAHAAGWHAGLEVVEAQLDGREVDWSLWDRADELASSYRKTS